In Nocardia yunnanensis, one DNA window encodes the following:
- a CDS encoding GNAT family N-acetyltransferase, translating to MPVPVTLTGRLVRLEPLAPQHASGIAEAASGNRDDYAFTPVPHGVDEALEYVGQALSGHASGTSLAFAIIAVASGRVLGSTRFTRFDYWHGPVVWPLVHGTPTGDPLLAVPDAAEIGNTWLSLEARGSGVNLESKLLLLQHAFEVWRVRRIAMRADVRNLRSRMAIERLGATSDGVRRAHSRGLDGEVRSTAFYSILDEEWPTVRATIEGQLATRPARRRTRSRLVGA from the coding sequence GTGCCCGTACCCGTAACTCTGACTGGCCGTCTGGTACGGCTGGAACCCCTTGCGCCGCAGCATGCCTCGGGTATAGCGGAGGCCGCGTCGGGGAATCGTGACGATTACGCGTTCACGCCCGTCCCACACGGTGTGGACGAGGCGCTGGAATATGTGGGCCAGGCCCTGTCGGGGCATGCGTCCGGTACGTCGCTGGCGTTCGCGATCATCGCCGTCGCCAGCGGCCGGGTGCTGGGCTCGACCCGTTTCACCCGGTTCGACTACTGGCACGGTCCGGTGGTGTGGCCGCTGGTGCACGGGACGCCGACGGGAGATCCCCTGCTCGCGGTGCCCGACGCCGCCGAGATCGGCAATACCTGGCTGTCGCTGGAGGCGCGGGGTTCGGGCGTCAATCTGGAGTCCAAGCTGCTGTTGTTGCAGCACGCCTTCGAGGTGTGGCGGGTGCGGCGTATCGCCATGCGGGCGGATGTGCGAAACCTGCGCTCCCGCATGGCCATCGAGCGGCTCGGCGCCACCAGCGACGGCGTGCGCCGGGCGCATTCGCGCGGACTGGACGGCGAGGTGCGCAGCACCGCCTTCTACTCGATCCTGGATGAGGAGTGGCCGACTGTCCGGGCCACCATCGAGGGCCAGCTGGCGACACGGCCGGCCCGGCGGCGCACCCGCAGCCGGCTGGTGGGTGCGTAA
- the ychF gene encoding redox-regulated ATPase YchF, translating to MSLTLGIVGLPNVGKSTLFNALTRNDVLAANYPFATIEPNTGVVPLPDPRLAVLAEIFGSERQLPATVSFVDIAGIVKGASEGAGLGNKFLANIREADAICQVVRVFADDDVIHVDGKVDPLADIEVIETELILADMQTLEKAIVRLDKEARMKKDRKPVADAAKQAQEILDSGRTLFAARKELDVDLLKELSLLTIKPFLYVFNADESVLTDEARKAELKAAVAPADAVFLDAKVESELIELDDESAAELLESIGQTEPGLHALARAGFHTLGLQTYLTAGPKESRAWTIHQGDTAPKAAGVIHTDFERGFIKAEIVAYTDLVEAGSMAAAKAAGKVRMEGKDYVMADGDVVEFRFNV from the coding sequence GTGAGTCTCACCCTCGGAATCGTCGGCCTGCCCAACGTCGGAAAGTCGACGCTGTTCAACGCTCTGACCCGCAACGACGTGCTGGCCGCGAACTATCCGTTCGCCACCATCGAGCCGAACACGGGCGTCGTGCCGCTGCCCGACCCGAGGCTGGCCGTGCTCGCCGAGATCTTCGGTTCCGAGCGGCAGCTGCCCGCCACCGTGTCGTTCGTCGACATCGCCGGCATCGTGAAGGGCGCCTCCGAGGGCGCCGGCCTGGGCAACAAGTTCCTCGCCAATATCCGTGAGGCCGATGCCATCTGCCAGGTGGTGCGCGTCTTCGCCGACGACGACGTCATCCACGTCGACGGCAAGGTGGACCCGCTGGCCGATATCGAGGTCATCGAGACCGAGCTCATCCTCGCCGACATGCAGACCTTGGAGAAGGCGATCGTGCGCCTCGACAAGGAAGCTCGCATGAAGAAGGACCGCAAGCCGGTCGCCGACGCCGCCAAGCAGGCGCAGGAGATCCTCGACAGCGGCCGTACGCTTTTCGCCGCCCGCAAGGAACTCGATGTCGATCTGCTCAAGGAGCTGTCGCTCCTGACGATCAAGCCGTTCCTCTATGTCTTCAACGCCGACGAGTCGGTGCTCACCGACGAGGCTCGCAAGGCGGAGCTCAAGGCCGCCGTCGCCCCCGCCGACGCGGTCTTCCTCGACGCCAAGGTGGAATCCGAGCTCATCGAACTCGACGACGAATCCGCCGCCGAACTCCTGGAATCCATCGGCCAGACCGAACCCGGCCTGCACGCCCTGGCCCGCGCCGGCTTCCACACCCTCGGCCTGCAGACCTACCTCACCGCCGGCCCCAAGGAATCCCGCGCCTGGACCATCCACCAGGGCGACACCGCCCCCAAGGCTGCCGGCGTCATCCACACCGACTTCGAACGCGGCTTCATCAAGGCCGAAATCGTCGCCTACACCGACCTCGTCGAAGCCGGCTCCATGGCCGCCGCCAAAGCCGCCGGCAAGGTCCGCATGGAAGGCAAGGACTACGTGATGGCCGACGGCGACGTTGTGGAGTTCCGCTTCAACGTCTGA
- a CDS encoding TIGR03086 family metal-binding protein has product MSTETTATTPAAALAPVWRDVLAAAHRALTDVVAGVGDEQWDNPTACSEWTVTQVIQHAAGDQLAFAKFLGIGDGPAYNPFEPSGSLDGKPAELVAAAIEPTAVAWATVTDDTETVPTPLPHGELPTPVAAVMCALDAAVHAWDIAVGTGQPSPLTDELAGHLLTAARGLIEPLRDYGVFAPIVTDAPETDTPVVAELLTYLGRTPRA; this is encoded by the coding sequence ATGAGCACCGAAACCACCGCCACCACTCCCGCCGCCGCCCTCGCTCCGGTCTGGCGCGATGTGCTCGCCGCCGCTCACCGCGCCCTCACCGACGTTGTCGCCGGCGTCGGCGACGAGCAGTGGGACAACCCCACCGCCTGCTCGGAATGGACTGTGACGCAGGTGATCCAGCACGCCGCCGGCGATCAGCTGGCCTTCGCCAAATTCCTCGGCATCGGTGACGGCCCGGCCTACAACCCGTTCGAGCCGTCCGGCAGCCTCGACGGCAAGCCGGCCGAATTGGTCGCCGCCGCAATCGAACCCACCGCCGTCGCCTGGGCCACCGTCACCGACGACACCGAGACGGTCCCCACCCCGCTGCCGCACGGCGAGCTCCCCACCCCGGTCGCCGCCGTCATGTGCGCCCTCGACGCCGCGGTGCACGCCTGGGACATCGCCGTCGGCACCGGCCAGCCCTCCCCGCTCACCGACGAACTGGCCGGGCACCTGCTCACCGCCGCCCGCGGCCTGATCGAACCGCTGCGCGACTACGGCGTCTTCGCGCCGATCGTCACCGACGCCCCCGAAACCGACACCCCGGTCGTCGCCGAGCTGCTCACCTACCTCGGCCGGACCCCGCGGGCCTGA
- a CDS encoding helix-turn-helix transcriptional regulator encodes MTSTTTRLLRLLSLLQDGTRTGRDLAERLSVTDRTLRQDIARLRDLGYPVHAARGPVGGYRLGQGATMPPLLLDDDEAVAVAVAMNIAADGSTGIADIHANLERAQAKLDRILPKRLQRKVTALRSVTDVGPAVTGSREPDAPVPAEILATLATAIRAHTTVRARNDAADRDLEPYRLISWQRRWYLVAYDLDTHAWRALPVASLTEISPGTRVFAPRALPDSDLVAFVLREIASTGWQVHARVTILAPAETVIARINPTVGVVEPLDDTSCLLLTGADRLETIAIYLSMLMLDFRVDSPPALVTHLRTLARRYTESTPPASH; translated from the coding sequence GTGACCTCCACCACAACGCGTCTGCTGCGCCTGCTGTCGCTACTCCAGGACGGCACCCGCACCGGCCGTGACCTGGCCGAACGCCTCTCCGTCACCGACCGCACCCTGCGCCAGGACATCGCCCGCCTGCGCGATCTCGGCTATCCCGTGCACGCCGCCCGCGGTCCCGTCGGCGGCTACCGCCTCGGCCAGGGCGCGACCATGCCCCCGCTGCTGCTCGACGACGACGAAGCGGTGGCCGTGGCCGTCGCCATGAACATCGCCGCCGACGGCAGCACCGGCATCGCCGACATCCACGCCAATCTCGAACGCGCCCAAGCGAAACTGGATCGCATCCTCCCGAAACGCTTGCAACGCAAGGTGACCGCGCTACGCTCCGTCACCGATGTCGGCCCCGCCGTCACCGGCTCCCGCGAACCCGACGCCCCCGTCCCCGCCGAAATCCTTGCCACCCTCGCCACCGCCATCCGCGCCCACACCACCGTCCGCGCCCGCAACGACGCCGCCGACCGCGACCTGGAGCCCTACCGCCTGATCAGCTGGCAACGCCGCTGGTACCTGGTCGCCTACGACCTGGACACCCACGCCTGGCGCGCCCTGCCCGTGGCATCCCTGACCGAAATCTCCCCCGGCACCCGCGTTTTCGCTCCCCGCGCCCTCCCCGACTCCGACCTCGTCGCCTTCGTCCTGCGCGAAATCGCCTCCACCGGTTGGCAAGTCCACGCCCGAGTAACAATCCTGGCCCCCGCCGAAACCGTCATAGCCCGAATCAACCCCACCGTAGGCGTCGTAGAACCCCTGGACGACACCTCCTGCCTCCTCCTCACCGGAGCCGACCGCCTGGAAACCATCGCCATCTACCTCAGCATGCTCATGCTCGACTTCCGAGTCGACTCCCCACCCGCCCTGGTCACCCACCTCCGCACCCTCGCCCGCCGCTACACCGAATCCACCCCACCCGCCTCGCACTGA
- a CDS encoding carbohydrate ABC transporter permease, with the protein MKRRLTAGLFTYLALIVVAWCALTPILWSVSASLKSDGELLDTAPLPAHPQWSNYRAAFDAIPLARMLLNTVLYAACVTAGQVLFCSLAGYAFARLRFPGREVLFVGYLATLMVPLTVTVIPQFLLMRAFGWMDTPWSMIVPGLFGSAFGTYLMRQFFRTLPMELEEAAILDGCTPWQIFWRILLPHTRPAVMVLAILTWITVWNDFLWPLIMIQRNEYATATLGLVRLQGQYTTNWPLLMAAATILLLPLLLLYALAQRAFVRGIALSGLGGR; encoded by the coding sequence GTGAAGCGGCGATTGACCGCTGGGCTGTTCACCTACCTGGCGTTGATCGTGGTGGCGTGGTGTGCGCTGACTCCGATCCTGTGGTCGGTGTCGGCCTCGCTGAAGTCCGACGGCGAGCTTCTCGACACGGCGCCATTGCCCGCCCACCCCCAATGGTCCAATTACCGTGCGGCTTTCGACGCCATCCCCCTGGCCCGCATGCTGCTCAACACCGTTCTCTACGCGGCCTGCGTCACCGCCGGGCAGGTCTTGTTCTGCTCGCTCGCCGGTTACGCCTTCGCACGCCTGCGCTTCCCAGGCCGCGAGGTCCTGTTCGTCGGCTACCTGGCCACCCTCATGGTCCCGCTGACCGTCACCGTCATCCCGCAATTCCTGCTCATGCGAGCCTTCGGCTGGATGGACACCCCCTGGTCCATGATCGTGCCCGGCCTGTTCGGCAGCGCCTTCGGCACCTACCTCATGCGCCAGTTCTTCCGCACCCTCCCCATGGAACTGGAGGAAGCGGCCATCCTCGACGGCTGCACCCCCTGGCAGATCTTCTGGCGAATCCTCCTCCCGCACACCCGCCCCGCCGTCATGGTGCTGGCCATCCTCACCTGGATCACAGTGTGGAACGACTTCCTCTGGCCCCTGATCATGATCCAGCGCAACGAATACGCCACCGCCACCCTGGGTCTGGTCCGCCTCCAAGGCCAATACACCACCAACTGGCCCCTGCTGATGGCCGCCGCCACCATCCTGCTCCTACCCCTGCTGCTCCTCTACGCCCTTGCCCAACGCGCCTTCGTCCGCGGCATAGCCCTCTCCGGCCTCGGCGGCCGCTGA
- a CDS encoding carbohydrate ABC transporter permease: MRGSALGRRQARAGRLFVAPNLAAVLVFLLFPLGFSLYLSFHSWDLFSPPRFVGVANYRRLFADDPLFYIALRNTAVFTVFTLVPTVAVSLGVAGLLNRKMRGVGVFRTLAFLPLVASTVAMAVVFRFILASDDGPANILLGRLGLGPVPWLTDPGWAMVSLSLVTVWKSVPFATVILLAAMQGVPENLHEAARIDGAGGVRRFLSITVPLIRGALSFVFVITVINSVQAFDQAFALTGSNGGPETGTYVLGIMLFQNAFRFYEVGYASALAWVIFAILLGFTLIQQWLARRAESEL, translated from the coding sequence GTGAGGGGGTCGGCGCTGGGGCGGCGGCAGGCCCGGGCCGGGCGGTTGTTCGTGGCGCCGAATCTCGCGGCCGTACTCGTGTTTCTGCTGTTCCCGCTGGGGTTTTCGCTGTATCTGAGTTTCCATTCGTGGGATCTGTTCAGCCCGCCGCGTTTCGTGGGGGTGGCGAACTATCGGCGGTTGTTCGCCGACGACCCGCTGTTCTATATCGCGCTGCGGAATACCGCGGTGTTCACCGTGTTCACGCTGGTGCCGACGGTGGCGGTCAGTCTGGGGGTGGCGGGGCTGCTGAACCGGAAAATGCGGGGCGTCGGGGTGTTTCGCACGCTGGCGTTCCTGCCGCTGGTGGCGTCGACGGTGGCGATGGCGGTGGTGTTCCGGTTCATCCTCGCCAGTGACGACGGGCCGGCCAACATTCTGCTGGGCCGGCTCGGGCTCGGGCCGGTGCCGTGGCTGACCGATCCCGGCTGGGCGATGGTGTCGCTGAGCCTGGTGACGGTGTGGAAGTCGGTGCCGTTCGCCACCGTGATTCTGCTGGCCGCCATGCAGGGCGTGCCCGAAAACCTCCACGAGGCCGCGCGAATCGATGGGGCGGGCGGCGTACGGCGGTTCCTGTCGATCACCGTGCCGCTGATTCGCGGTGCGCTGTCGTTCGTGTTCGTCATCACCGTCATCAACTCGGTGCAGGCGTTCGACCAGGCGTTCGCGCTGACCGGCAGCAACGGCGGACCCGAGACCGGCACCTACGTGCTGGGAATCATGTTGTTCCAGAACGCCTTCCGCTTCTACGAAGTCGGTTACGCGTCCGCGCTGGCCTGGGTGATCTTCGCGATCCTGCTGGGTTTCACCCTGATCCAGCAGTGGCTGGCGCGGCGCGCGGAGTCCGAACTGTGA
- a CDS encoding ABC transporter substrate-binding protein, with protein sequence MDRRTLLRTTALAGLMAAGGCASGDDDAVTFFFQARPEEARARQRIIDEFQRRRPDIRIRTLMSGPDPLQQMLTYCAGGKCPDVLMAWELLYAGLADRGVLVDLREFLDREPDYAARLRADGYASLRDTFGWDGGQYALPEQWSGVFVYYNRKLFEQAGIRPPTRWSEAWSFEEFLAAAQALTHADGDGHARQWGFVDAWVPYFSAALFGMNNGTEWFSPPVRPTRANLGDARFAAGFQFYADLAVRHRVAPSVGDRQSVSAQDLFRSGRAAMLVGGHWLYSEFAGHDGLDFDVTVLPVGPSGGPGAVTDIGSTGLAIAAASPRREQAWEFVKFATGPEGQAIIAESGLFVPVLRSAMESPGFAAAHPTLRDLAVFTEGPEHSRPLAVTPRWGKVEALLERGCNRVLRGAATAASLGGQTSADIDRVLRAAV encoded by the coding sequence ATGGACAGGCGAACCCTGCTGCGCACCACGGCACTGGCCGGCCTCATGGCCGCCGGGGGCTGCGCGAGCGGGGACGACGACGCGGTCACCTTCTTCTTCCAGGCCCGGCCCGAGGAGGCGCGGGCGCGGCAGCGGATCATCGACGAATTCCAGCGGCGGCGACCGGATATCCGCATCCGCACCCTCATGTCCGGGCCGGATCCGTTGCAGCAGATGCTGACCTATTGCGCGGGCGGCAAATGCCCGGACGTGCTGATGGCGTGGGAACTGCTGTACGCCGGGCTCGCCGATCGGGGTGTGCTGGTGGATCTGCGCGAATTCCTGGACCGGGAACCGGATTACGCGGCGCGGCTGCGGGCGGACGGGTACGCGAGCTTGCGCGACACCTTCGGGTGGGACGGCGGGCAGTACGCGCTGCCGGAGCAGTGGTCGGGGGTGTTCGTCTACTACAACCGGAAGCTGTTCGAGCAGGCCGGGATTCGGCCGCCCACGCGCTGGTCGGAGGCTTGGAGTTTCGAGGAATTCCTGGCGGCCGCACAGGCGTTGACGCACGCCGACGGCGACGGCCACGCCCGCCAATGGGGATTCGTGGACGCCTGGGTGCCGTACTTCTCCGCCGCCCTGTTCGGCATGAACAACGGCACGGAGTGGTTCAGCCCGCCGGTGCGTCCGACCCGCGCCAATCTGGGGGATGCGCGGTTCGCGGCGGGGTTCCAGTTCTACGCCGATCTCGCGGTGCGGCATCGGGTCGCGCCCAGTGTCGGTGACCGGCAATCGGTTTCGGCGCAGGACCTGTTCCGCAGCGGGCGGGCCGCCATGCTGGTGGGCGGGCACTGGCTGTATTCCGAGTTCGCCGGGCACGACGGCCTCGACTTCGATGTGACGGTGCTGCCGGTCGGGCCGTCCGGCGGGCCCGGGGCGGTCACCGATATCGGCAGCACCGGACTGGCCATCGCCGCCGCCAGTCCGCGGCGCGAACAAGCTTGGGAATTCGTGAAATTCGCGACCGGACCGGAGGGGCAGGCCATCATCGCCGAATCCGGACTCTTCGTGCCGGTGCTGCGCTCGGCCATGGAGTCGCCCGGGTTCGCGGCGGCGCATCCGACGCTGCGCGATCTCGCGGTCTTCACCGAGGGGCCCGAGCATTCCCGGCCGCTGGCGGTGACGCCGCGGTGGGGCAAGGTCGAGGCGCTGCTCGAACGCGGCTGCAATCGGGTGCTGCGGGGTGCGGCCACCGCGGCCTCGCTGGGCGGGCAGACCAGCGCGGACATCGATCGGGTGCTGCGGGCGGCGGTGTGA
- a CDS encoding carbon starvation CstA family protein, translated as MATIEYLRTDPDLPPVGVVDRTPMSPRKKGIFLAIAVIGAIAWAILAFARGENVNAVWIVVAALCTYVLAYQFYARLIEFKITKPRDDVATPAEAMENGKDYMPMDRRVLFGHHFAAIAGAGPLVGPVLAAQMGYLPGTIWIIVGVVLAGAVQDYLVLWASVKRRGRSLGQMARDELGVVGGIAAIVAVLVIMMILLAVLGIVVVNALAATKNPTTGVLEGGSPWGVFSISMTIPIALFMGLYLRFFRPGKVGEVSIIGFALLLLAIISGNWVAGSGWGRDAFTLSGTTISWLLIVYGFIASVLPVWLLLAPRDYLSTFMKIGTITLLALGVVVTMPVLKAPAVSQFASNSNGPSFAGSLFPFLFITIACGALSGFHALVSSGTTPKLLEKQSQARMIGYGGMLMESFVAVMAIIAASILDQHLYFAINSPNLTSAQAAADSVNKLGLHGNPATADYFNQVAHDVGEPKVHSRTGGAPTLAIGMTEVMHKFIGGTALKAFWYHFAIMFEALFILTTIDAGTRVARFMLSDSLGNLGGFAKKFRDPSWWPGVFICSGVVVAAWGSVLLMGVTDPLGGINTLYPLFGISNQLLAAIALTVVLAIVVKKGLAKWAWIPAIPLVWDLIVTMTASFQKIFSGDPKIGYWTLHHNTIDKQHAYAAARDSGQLPKGVKDAAALNQQIHDMDKIIRNTFVQGTLSIVFAVMVLIVALVGVWVCLKAIRGGGGETTESPEEPSKIFGPSGFLATKPEKEVQQEWDSLIADGKIRAPGAASVLSH; from the coding sequence ATGGCGACCATCGAATATCTCCGGACGGATCCCGACCTGCCTCCGGTGGGTGTCGTGGACCGGACGCCCATGTCCCCGAGGAAGAAGGGCATCTTCCTCGCCATCGCCGTGATCGGCGCGATCGCCTGGGCCATCCTCGCCTTCGCGCGCGGGGAGAACGTCAACGCGGTGTGGATCGTGGTGGCCGCCCTCTGCACCTATGTGCTCGCGTACCAGTTCTACGCCCGGCTCATCGAATTCAAGATCACCAAGCCGCGCGACGACGTCGCCACTCCGGCCGAGGCCATGGAGAACGGCAAGGACTACATGCCGATGGACCGCCGGGTCCTGTTCGGCCACCACTTCGCCGCCATCGCGGGCGCCGGCCCGCTGGTCGGCCCGGTGCTGGCCGCGCAGATGGGCTACCTGCCCGGCACCATCTGGATCATCGTCGGCGTGGTGCTGGCGGGCGCGGTCCAGGACTACCTGGTGCTATGGGCGTCGGTGAAGCGGCGCGGCCGCTCGCTGGGTCAGATGGCGCGCGACGAACTCGGCGTGGTCGGCGGCATCGCGGCCATCGTCGCGGTGCTGGTGATCATGATGATCCTGCTCGCGGTGCTGGGCATCGTCGTGGTGAATGCCCTTGCGGCGACCAAGAACCCGACCACGGGCGTGCTCGAGGGCGGCAGCCCGTGGGGCGTGTTCTCGATCTCGATGACCATCCCGATCGCCCTGTTCATGGGCTTGTACCTGCGCTTCTTCCGGCCGGGCAAGGTCGGCGAGGTGTCGATCATCGGCTTCGCACTGCTGCTGCTCGCCATCATCTCCGGCAACTGGGTGGCCGGATCCGGTTGGGGCCGTGACGCGTTCACGCTGTCGGGCACCACCATCTCGTGGCTGCTGATCGTCTACGGCTTCATCGCCTCGGTGCTGCCGGTGTGGCTGCTGCTCGCCCCGCGCGACTACCTGTCGACCTTCATGAAGATCGGCACCATCACGCTGCTGGCGCTGGGCGTGGTCGTCACCATGCCGGTGCTGAAGGCCCCCGCGGTCTCGCAGTTCGCGAGCAACTCCAACGGTCCGTCCTTCGCGGGCAGCCTGTTCCCGTTCCTGTTCATCACCATCGCCTGTGGCGCGCTGTCGGGCTTCCACGCGCTGGTGTCCTCGGGCACCACGCCCAAGCTGCTGGAGAAGCAGTCGCAGGCGCGGATGATCGGCTACGGCGGGATGCTGATGGAGTCGTTCGTGGCGGTCATGGCGATCATCGCGGCCTCGATCCTCGATCAGCACCTGTACTTCGCCATCAACTCGCCCAACCTGACCTCCGCGCAGGCGGCGGCCGACAGCGTCAACAAGCTGGGCCTGCACGGCAACCCGGCGACGGCCGACTACTTCAACCAGGTCGCGCACGACGTCGGCGAGCCGAAGGTGCACTCGCGCACCGGCGGCGCCCCCACGCTGGCCATCGGCATGACCGAGGTGATGCACAAGTTCATCGGCGGCACCGCCCTCAAGGCGTTCTGGTACCACTTCGCGATCATGTTCGAGGCGCTGTTCATCCTCACCACCATCGACGCGGGCACCCGCGTGGCGCGGTTCATGCTCTCGGATTCGCTGGGCAACCTGGGCGGCTTCGCCAAGAAGTTCCGCGACCCGTCGTGGTGGCCGGGCGTGTTCATCTGCTCGGGCGTCGTGGTCGCGGCCTGGGGTTCGGTGCTGCTCATGGGCGTCACCGATCCGCTGGGCGGCATCAACACCCTCTACCCGCTGTTCGGCATCTCCAACCAGCTGCTGGCCGCCATCGCGCTGACCGTGGTGCTGGCCATCGTGGTGAAGAAGGGCCTGGCGAAATGGGCCTGGATTCCGGCGATTCCGCTGGTCTGGGACCTGATCGTCACCATGACGGCCTCGTTCCAGAAGATCTTCTCCGGCGACCCGAAGATCGGCTACTGGACGCTGCACCACAACACCATCGACAAGCAGCACGCCTACGCGGCGGCGCGTGACTCCGGTCAGCTGCCCAAGGGCGTCAAGGACGCGGCGGCGCTGAATCAGCAGATCCACGACATGGACAAGATCATTCGAAACACCTTCGTCCAGGGCACGCTCTCGATCGTGTTCGCGGTGATGGTGTTGATCGTGGCCCTGGTCGGCGTGTGGGTATGCCTGAAGGCGATCCGCGGCGGCGGCGGCGAGACGACCGAATCGCCGGAGGAGCCGTCGAAGATCTTCGGGCCCAGCGGCTTCCTCGCCACCAAGCCGGAGAAGGAGGTCCAGCAGGAATGGGACAGCCTGATCGCCGACGGCAAGATCCGAGCGCCCGG